The following are encoded together in the Streptomyces sp. NBC_01465 genome:
- a CDS encoding phytanoyl-CoA dioxygenase family protein, which produces MTTSTEPLSSVQMARFVAHGSLRLDAVVPREMNDRAIPILDAGIPAVPHRTPVDTAFPEGSFVRELLELPAVSGALTSLVGPDPTVDHHAVHIREPLNGTAQPLHGDAIIDVRPDAFDVQLMYYPHEVTADMGGTLSVPGSHLRRTNESDTGRYQNLRGQTRLVCPAGTVVLLHHGLWHGGRRNDSAVRRYMFKIRFNPTVPQVRLWDTADLDDPAVAAELRTQFPWYEHATGRLEIYNRIHLWRALTGDPSFDLDQWTTRVANRPALGSNA; this is translated from the coding sequence ATGACAACCAGCACCGAGCCACTGTCCTCGGTCCAGATGGCGCGCTTCGTCGCGCACGGCTCCCTGCGCCTGGATGCGGTCGTACCCCGGGAGATGAACGACCGTGCGATCCCGATCCTCGATGCGGGGATCCCGGCGGTACCCCACCGGACACCGGTCGACACAGCGTTCCCCGAGGGCTCCTTCGTCCGCGAACTGCTCGAACTCCCCGCCGTCTCCGGGGCGTTGACCAGCCTCGTCGGTCCCGACCCGACCGTGGACCACCACGCCGTGCACATCCGCGAGCCCCTCAACGGCACCGCCCAGCCGCTGCACGGGGACGCGATCATCGACGTACGGCCCGACGCCTTCGACGTGCAGCTCATGTACTACCCGCACGAGGTGACCGCCGACATGGGCGGCACCCTGAGCGTCCCGGGCAGCCATCTGCGCCGTACCAACGAGAGCGACACCGGCCGCTACCAGAATCTGCGCGGCCAGACACGGCTCGTCTGCCCGGCCGGCACCGTGGTGCTTCTGCACCACGGGCTGTGGCACGGCGGGCGCCGCAACGACAGCGCCGTACGCCGCTACATGTTCAAGATCCGCTTCAATCCGACCGTGCCGCAGGTGCGCCTCTGGGACACCGCCGATCTCGACGATCCGGCGGTGGCGGCCGAACTGCGCACCCAGTTCCCGTGGTACGAGCACGCCACGGGGCGCCTGGAGATCTACAACCGCATCCATCTCTGGCGCGCTCTCACCGGCGACCCTTCCTTCGACCTCGACCAGTGGACCACCCGGGTGGCCAACCGCCCGGCTCTCGGGAGCAACGCATGA